From Cydia splendana chromosome 12, ilCydSple1.2, whole genome shotgun sequence, a single genomic window includes:
- the LOC134795880 gene encoding beta-1,3-glucan-binding protein-like: protein MAVSALGCALALVFLFCVAKADDTYSVPEVTIQAFKPKGFRASIPDAPNLALFVFQGNINRKIEPTQVGELHGEVVSPKNGRWVVELPDVALAVGDVINYHVFASVRSAAYVKDKLTFTVTKLEDYAPLEAPTTTPNNPNCAPTPTRVRGGVACAGQTIFEENFNSLRTDVWQVQQYVPVDHSEHPFVSYQRSAVSVQNGNLRIVPSLQQNQLGFTADSMLDSLDLYKGCTSETSGACFVQANDGSGIIPPVVSGRITSKSGFAFTYGTVTVRAKLPQGDWLYPEILLEPLLKKFVFGSVNSGVLKIACARGNNELNTRSTNYGNKVLYSGPVIDSSCHDTLLVKKNSNTFWGDGYHDYSVKWTPERLILSVDGLEYGRVEAASNGLRGLLPASCAAVQQTGMAPFDDHFYITLGLAAGGHTEFPDGSLSQNNHEKPWKNQASKAALRFWNDVDAWKATWRQPELLVDYVKVVAL from the exons ATGGCAGTGTCCGCGCTCGGTTGTGCGCTTGCGTTGGTATTCCTGTTCTGCGTCGCTAAGGCCGATGACACCTACAGTGTACCTGAAGTCACCATACAAGCGTTCAAGCCTAAAGGATTCCGAGCTTCTATACCAG ATGCCCCGAACCTAGCCCTCTTCGTATTCCAAGGCAATATTAACAGAAAAATCGAGCCGACACAAGTGGGTGAACTCCATGGAGAGGTGGTGTCACCTAAAAATGGGAG GTGGGTGGTGGAGCTTCCAGACGTCGCGCTGGCGGTGGGCGATGTGATAAACTACCATGTCTTCGCGTCTGTCAGGAGTGCTGCCTATGTGAAGGATAAACTGACGTTTACTGTCACCA aacTGGAAGACTATGCGCCGCTTGAGGCCCCAACAACGACCCCCAATAATCCGAACTGCGCGCCGACTCCTACTCGGGTGCGCGGGGGCGTCGCCTGCGCAGGACAGACCATCTTTGAGGAGAACTTCAATTCATTAAGAACAGATGTATGGCAGGTGCAGCAATATGTTCCTGTGGATCATTCT GAACATCCCTTCGTATCATATCAACGTTCTGCAGTCTCCGTACAGAATGGGAACCTGCGTATCGTCCCATCGCTGCAGCAGAACCAGCTAGGGTTCACGGCTGACAGCATGCTGGACTCCCTGGATTTGTACAAAGG ATGTACATCAGAAACGTCAGGCGCCTGCTTCGTCCAAGCCAATGATGGCAGCGGCATCATACCGCCCGTGGTGAGCGGTCGCATCACCAGCAAGTCCGGGTTCGCGTTCACGTACGGAACCGTCACTGTGAGGGCCAAACTTCCGCAGGGAGACTGGCTGTACCCAG AGATCTTACTGGAACCGTTGCTGAAGAAGTTTGTCTTCGGCAGCGTGAACTCGGGAGTTCTGAAGATAGCGTGTGCAAGAGGCAACAACGAGCTAAATACCAGATCCACTAACTATGGAAATAAA gtGTTATACAGCGGACCCGTCATTGATTCTTCGTGTCATGATACATTACTTGTTAAGAAGAATTCAAATACCTTCTGGGGTGACGGCTACCACGACTATTCTGTTAAGTGGACTCCAG AGCGTTTGATATTGTCCGTGGACGGACTGGAGTATGGCCGGGTGGAAGCAGCATCGAACGGGCTGCGGGGACTACTACCAGCCTCTTGTGCCGCTGTACAACAAACTGGGATGGCACCCTTTGATGATCAC TTCTACATAACCCTCGGCTTGGCTGCAGGCGGTCATACAGAATTCCCTGACGGTTCCTTATCACAGAACAACCATGAGAAACCCTGGAAGAATCAGGCTTCGAAGGCGGCTCTCCGGTTTTGGAACGACGTAGACGCGTGGAAAGCGACCTGGCGGCAACCAGAGCTGCTGGTTGACTATGTCAAAGTGGTTGCCCTGTAA